A part of Thermocrinis albus DSM 14484 genomic DNA contains:
- the hisC gene encoding histidinol-phosphate transaminase: MISARIKGLSPYKTEKRSAKVKLSSNELSLDLPAEVKEEIARAVARIPFNRYPDPQATELKEAVALRFGVDPSCVVLGNGSDELIQYLCMAVGESGDAVFYPVPTFPMYGISAQTVGKERLEVPLGEDLDIDLDSSLKEIRRRKPILAFFSYPNNPTGNCFDKNKITAIRNEGVFCVIDEAYYHFSGKTFLEEALSREDTVVLRTLSKIGMAGLRVGVLIARQDVADYINRMRLPFNITYPSQVIAVLMLTKFYHFVEEAVNTVKRERDRLMDALRSMKGVEVFPSEANFFLFRTPLPAPLLQEKLLEEGVLVRDVSYLPRLERCLRVSIGKPEENDAFLEALHKVIEKML; this comes from the coding sequence ATGATAAGTGCGCGCATAAAGGGTCTGTCTCCTTACAAGACCGAAAAGAGGTCTGCGAAGGTAAAACTTTCCTCCAACGAACTTTCTTTGGATCTGCCGGCTGAGGTGAAAGAAGAGATAGCGCGGGCTGTGGCCCGCATTCCTTTTAACCGTTATCCTGATCCTCAGGCAACAGAACTCAAAGAAGCGGTGGCCCTAAGGTTCGGAGTGGACCCCTCTTGCGTGGTGTTGGGTAATGGTTCTGACGAACTCATTCAGTATCTGTGTATGGCGGTAGGTGAATCGGGAGATGCGGTCTTCTACCCCGTCCCCACTTTCCCCATGTATGGTATATCTGCCCAGACGGTGGGTAAAGAAAGGCTGGAGGTACCTTTGGGAGAGGATCTGGACATAGATCTGGACTCTTCCCTGAAAGAGATAAGGCGTAGAAAACCCATTTTAGCCTTCTTCTCCTACCCCAACAACCCTACAGGTAACTGCTTTGACAAAAACAAGATAACCGCCATAAGGAACGAAGGTGTCTTCTGTGTAATAGATGAAGCCTACTACCACTTTTCCGGCAAAACCTTCCTGGAAGAAGCCCTATCCAGAGAAGACACGGTAGTCCTAAGGACCCTTTCCAAAATAGGCATGGCTGGCCTCAGGGTGGGAGTGTTAATAGCCAGACAGGACGTGGCTGACTACATAAACAGGATGCGCTTACCCTTTAACATCACTTATCCTTCCCAGGTGATAGCGGTTCTGATGCTTACCAAGTTCTACCATTTTGTGGAGGAAGCGGTAAACACAGTAAAGAGGGAAAGGGATAGGCTAATGGATGCACTGCGTAGTATGAAGGGTGTGGAGGTGTTTCCTTCCGAAGCCAACTTCTTCCTGTTTAGAACACCGCTACCTGCCCCTTTGCTCCAGGAAAAGCTGCTGGAGGAGGGGGTTTTAGTGAGGGACGTGTCCTATCTTCCGCGCCTAGAAAGATGCCTGAGGGTAAGTATAGGAAAGCCTGAAGAGAACGACGCCTTTCTGGAAGCTCTCCACAAAGTTATAGAAAAGATGCTATAA
- a CDS encoding sensor histidine kinase: protein MSVRLKFTLYFLGIYTISFLLLLIFSLAALRSYLLEYTYSYMERYVQPVLEFYKNFPVDEKHYVKLLASDIVSREMAVVVADRNNRVIHKEPFLGEEEPQLDEALVQKFLRTKRGVWGDYAYLVKEINGRYRLLLIMDIDRIENIQVRVLRSNLVAFSLLSVIMSVVLMLVLKKLLQPLEYLTYVSKEVSRGGLKVDVESTDRSDEFGLLQRAFREMILRLRESVSWQIQFMRDFAHSLKTPLTYIKGQLELLQKGIYDPVKEEEVLRNMQVQVGRMENLINRLLTLMRLESHVPLQMEDVSLNEIFAELEEEYEFVKSSHNFRVEYMEEDVIIRADRSYLKLALSNLLDNAYKYTPAGGSIRLYFSGDSIVVEDTGRGVEDTRRILEAFYREAKDTEGFGLGLAIVKAVVEKHGFQLIIESTKGMGTKVSIKVFS from the coding sequence ATGTCGGTCAGACTTAAGTTCACTCTTTACTTTTTGGGTATATACACCATCAGTTTTCTCCTACTGCTGATTTTCTCCTTAGCTGCCCTCCGCAGTTATCTGCTGGAGTATACCTACAGCTATATGGAGAGATACGTACAGCCAGTACTGGAGTTTTACAAAAACTTCCCGGTGGATGAAAAACATTACGTGAAACTTCTAGCCTCTGACATAGTTTCCAGGGAGATGGCGGTGGTGGTAGCAGACAGGAACAACCGCGTGATTCATAAGGAACCCTTCTTGGGAGAGGAAGAACCTCAGTTAGATGAAGCCCTCGTCCAGAAGTTCCTAAGAACCAAGAGAGGCGTGTGGGGAGATTACGCCTACCTTGTCAAGGAGATCAACGGACGCTACAGACTCCTCCTCATTATGGATATAGATCGCATAGAGAACATTCAGGTAAGGGTACTAAGATCCAACTTAGTGGCGTTCAGTCTCCTGTCGGTAATCATGTCGGTGGTCCTCATGTTGGTGCTCAAAAAACTTCTCCAGCCCTTAGAGTACCTCACCTATGTATCCAAAGAGGTGTCAAGGGGAGGCCTGAAGGTGGATGTGGAGTCCACAGATAGGTCCGACGAGTTTGGACTTCTTCAGAGAGCTTTCAGGGAAATGATCCTTCGCCTTAGGGAATCGGTAAGCTGGCAGATACAGTTTATGAGAGACTTTGCCCACTCCCTCAAAACACCTCTCACCTACATAAAGGGTCAGCTAGAACTTCTGCAGAAAGGCATATACGATCCTGTAAAGGAGGAAGAAGTTCTCAGAAACATGCAGGTCCAGGTGGGGAGAATGGAGAACCTCATCAACAGACTCCTCACCCTCATGCGTTTAGAATCCCACGTACCTCTCCAGATGGAGGATGTGTCCCTTAATGAGATCTTCGCAGAGTTAGAGGAGGAGTACGAGTTTGTAAAGAGTAGTCATAACTTTCGGGTAGAGTATATGGAAGAGGACGTTATCATCAGAGCGGACAGAAGCTATCTTAAGTTGGCCCTCTCTAACCTTTTGGACAACGCATACAAGTACACACCGGCAGGAGGCAGTATAAGACTTTACTTTTCGGGGGACAGTATCGTGGTGGAAGACACAGGGAGGGGAGTGGAGGACACGCGGAGGATTCTGGAAGCCTTCTACCGTGAGGCTAAAGACACGGAAGGTTTCGGCCTTGGCCTAGCCATAGTAAAGGCTGTGGTAGAAAAACACGGTTTTCAGCTCATCATAGAGAGTACAAAAGGTATGGGTACAAAGGTAAGCATAAAAGTGTTCTCCTAA
- the nadA gene encoding quinolinate synthase NadA → MLTFQLQKEDTRSVQELQREIRRLAEEKKAVILAHYYQRPEVQEIADFVGDSLELSRKAAQTDAEIIVFCGVRFMCETAKILNPTRKVLHPNPESGCPMADMITPQQVMALKEKHPDAMVVSYVNTTAEVKAVSDVCVTSANAIKVVQKLPARKIIFVPDQALGNWVKRHVPDKEFIIWQGFCPPHFEFTAREVKKLKEKYPDAPVAVHPECHQEVIDMADFVGSTSQIVQFATTCPAQRVIVITEVGLKHTLMKKNPNKEYIFPDSMNYCGSVYCCTMKAITLEKVYTTLRDEINEVTLPEEIIERAVIPIRRMLELT, encoded by the coding sequence ATGCTTACATTCCAGCTCCAGAAGGAAGATACAAGGTCCGTACAAGAGCTTCAGAGAGAGATAAGAAGACTGGCAGAGGAGAAAAAGGCTGTTATACTGGCCCATTACTACCAAAGACCCGAGGTTCAGGAGATAGCGGACTTTGTAGGTGATTCCTTAGAGCTTTCACGGAAAGCTGCCCAAACAGATGCGGAGATAATAGTCTTCTGTGGTGTCAGGTTCATGTGCGAAACAGCCAAGATCCTCAACCCTACCCGCAAGGTTCTGCATCCCAACCCGGAATCCGGTTGTCCCATGGCGGACATGATAACACCTCAGCAGGTTATGGCTCTGAAGGAGAAGCATCCCGATGCTATGGTGGTGTCTTATGTAAACACCACCGCAGAGGTGAAGGCCGTCTCTGATGTATGCGTGACCTCTGCCAACGCTATAAAGGTGGTACAGAAACTGCCCGCCAGAAAGATCATCTTCGTTCCCGATCAGGCGCTGGGTAACTGGGTAAAGAGGCATGTACCCGACAAGGAGTTCATAATATGGCAGGGTTTCTGTCCCCCCCACTTTGAGTTCACAGCCCGTGAGGTGAAAAAACTGAAGGAGAAGTATCCGGATGCTCCGGTGGCCGTTCATCCCGAATGTCATCAAGAAGTTATAGACATGGCAGACTTCGTAGGATCCACATCCCAAATAGTGCAGTTTGCTACCACATGTCCCGCACAGAGAGTTATAGTGATAACGGAGGTGGGTCTCAAGCACACCCTCATGAAGAAGAACCCCAACAAGGAGTATATCTTCCCGGATTCTATGAACTACTGTGGTAGCGTTTACTGTTGTACCATGAAGGCCATAACACTGGAAAAGGTCTACACCACCCTAAGGGATGAGATCAACGAAGTGACACTGCCGGAGGAAATAATAGAGAGGGCAGTGATTCCCATAAGGAGGATGTTGGAACTGACATGA
- the purL gene encoding phosphoribosylformylglycinamidine synthase subunit PurL → MELYSAFGLTQEEYLKIKERLGREPNQVELGILGALWSEHCSYKSSRRVLKLFPTEGPHVIQGPGENAGVVKLDDEVWLAFKIESHNHPSYIEPFNGAATGVGGIIRDVLSMGARPIALMNSLRFGYPVKGRTRHILKGVVRGISHYGNSIGIPNVGGETYFEECYVTNPLVNAFCLGVMPAGRLYRARATRVGQVLFLIGSSTGRDGIHGAVMASAEVSTETEEKRSTVQVGDPYFGKKLIEAIMEILEKDLIVGMQDLGAGGLAGASSELAGKSQMGVELFLEKVPQREEGMTPFEILLSESQERMLLVAEEEATEELYRIAKKHHLEGAVVGRMTDDGYLRAFYMGSIVAELPVSLIVREAPLYHRPSEEPAYLKELRNYKDEDLPQAPLKESVFLLLRSPNVCSKEGIYTQYDYQVGTNTVLKPGADAALLRIKWVVRPEVKSEKLVALTCEGNGRMVFLNPYEGGKYLVAEALRNLACVGAEPLAITDCLNFGNPERPEIMWQLEKAVEGIADACRFFGVPVVSGNVSLYNETVEKEGARNVYPTPILVAVGKVAGRRWVSHSFREEGSAVFLIGDLNRKLTLGGSEFLKVVHSKVAGDVPPVDLGKELALHNLLREVIENGLILSAHDVSVGGLMIALVESVFSTGLGLEIDLYEDERLDLFFFAEDPTRVVVSVPRGKEEDFKDAVEMAGLDWLLLGRVIDRPILVVRNYGEEIFKEEVASLEKVWREALEEFL, encoded by the coding sequence ATGGAACTCTACTCAGCTTTTGGACTGACACAGGAGGAGTATTTAAAGATAAAGGAACGTTTGGGGCGTGAACCCAATCAGGTGGAGTTGGGTATACTGGGAGCTCTTTGGTCGGAGCACTGCTCTTACAAATCTTCCCGTAGGGTTCTGAAGCTCTTTCCTACGGAGGGTCCTCATGTTATACAGGGGCCGGGAGAGAACGCCGGAGTGGTGAAGCTGGATGACGAGGTTTGGTTAGCCTTTAAGATAGAGAGCCACAACCATCCTTCTTACATAGAACCCTTCAACGGTGCTGCCACAGGTGTAGGTGGTATCATAAGGGACGTACTGTCCATGGGCGCAAGACCCATAGCTCTTATGAACTCCCTCCGTTTCGGTTATCCCGTTAAAGGAAGAACCAGACATATCCTCAAAGGTGTAGTGAGAGGTATATCCCATTACGGTAATTCCATAGGGATCCCCAACGTAGGTGGTGAGACTTACTTTGAAGAGTGTTACGTTACCAACCCTCTCGTAAACGCCTTCTGCTTAGGTGTTATGCCTGCCGGCAGACTTTACAGGGCCAGAGCCACAAGGGTGGGACAGGTTCTATTTCTCATAGGTTCTTCTACTGGTAGAGATGGTATTCATGGTGCCGTTATGGCATCTGCCGAGGTCAGCACAGAGACGGAAGAGAAGAGATCTACCGTCCAGGTGGGAGATCCTTACTTTGGTAAAAAGCTGATAGAAGCCATTATGGAAATACTGGAAAAAGATCTCATAGTGGGTATGCAAGATCTGGGAGCCGGTGGTTTGGCAGGTGCTTCTTCGGAACTTGCCGGTAAGTCTCAGATGGGGGTAGAGTTGTTTCTGGAGAAGGTGCCCCAAAGGGAGGAGGGTATGACACCCTTTGAGATACTCCTGTCAGAGAGTCAGGAAAGAATGCTGTTGGTGGCGGAAGAAGAGGCCACAGAGGAGCTCTATCGCATAGCGAAAAAACACCATCTGGAAGGTGCGGTGGTGGGCAGAATGACAGATGATGGTTATCTGAGAGCCTTTTACATGGGAAGTATAGTGGCAGAGCTACCGGTAAGTCTGATTGTGCGAGAGGCACCCCTTTATCACAGACCCAGCGAGGAACCTGCTTACCTTAAGGAGCTGAGAAACTATAAGGACGAAGATCTACCTCAAGCACCCCTTAAGGAGTCGGTTTTTTTACTTCTGAGGTCTCCCAACGTATGTTCCAAAGAGGGGATATACACCCAGTACGACTATCAGGTAGGTACCAACACCGTTCTTAAACCTGGTGCTGACGCTGCTCTTCTGAGGATCAAGTGGGTGGTAAGACCGGAAGTGAAGTCTGAAAAGCTGGTGGCTCTCACCTGCGAAGGAAACGGTAGGATGGTGTTTCTGAATCCATACGAAGGGGGTAAATATCTGGTGGCAGAAGCTTTGAGAAACTTAGCGTGTGTAGGTGCTGAGCCTCTCGCCATAACGGACTGTCTTAATTTCGGCAATCCCGAAAGACCTGAGATCATGTGGCAGTTGGAGAAAGCGGTGGAAGGGATAGCGGACGCTTGTAGGTTCTTTGGTGTGCCTGTTGTGAGTGGAAACGTTTCCCTTTACAACGAAACTGTAGAGAAGGAAGGTGCTCGTAACGTGTATCCTACACCCATACTGGTGGCGGTAGGTAAAGTGGCTGGGCGTAGGTGGGTGTCCCACAGCTTTAGAGAAGAAGGTTCAGCCGTGTTCCTTATAGGTGATCTTAACAGAAAACTCACCTTGGGAGGGAGTGAGTTCCTTAAGGTGGTCCACTCTAAGGTGGCGGGAGATGTCCCTCCCGTAGATCTCGGGAAAGAGCTGGCCCTTCATAATCTTCTGAGGGAGGTGATAGAGAACGGTCTTATTCTCTCCGCTCACGATGTGTCGGTAGGTGGGCTTATGATAGCTCTTGTGGAAAGTGTGTTCTCCACAGGTTTAGGTTTAGAGATAGACCTTTATGAAGACGAGCGGCTGGATCTTTTCTTCTTTGCGGAGGATCCTACGAGGGTGGTGGTTAGTGTCCCGAGGGGTAAGGAGGAGGACTTTAAGGATGCTGTAGAAATGGCAGGACTTGACTGGCTCCTCTTAGGCAGAGTCATCGACAGACCCATCTTGGTGGTGAGAAACTACGGAGAGGAGATCTTTAAAGAAGAGGTAGCATCCTTGGAGAAGGTATGGAGAGAAGCGTTGGAAGAGTTTCTCTGA
- a CDS encoding RNA-guided endonuclease InsQ/TnpB family protein — MPKSLRCITISLNDLPQEYRIALGYLTYHSGKLYNQALYFLKNKLAKVNMFDLYNKLNSSIHLKALQSRTAQIVLDELVRAYKNWSEKVKPPKFRPKRKPHRTLTYDRTGFKVIGTKVRLSLSKELRRWLRERHDIHVKYLWIETGLELREELVKNIQIVPKGTGFELHIIYEHKIENREYSGNKVMVIDPNSGNFMVVGIEGIKTPYIIDGKGLKGLLRKYLKKIAKLQSLKDNLKNKGLPYHRVEERISKLWVKIKRLLRHYAHTVSNLILELAIKHGVKEIYIGDAVRDKNKESKLNSVADQIWSLLPHGKAKEYLEYKALEYGISVDYIDESYTSGVDSTLFCGVSKENYTPEGRIKRGLFRTSLGLLNADVNAVRNYLKKLRKFDLETALGRPVRLRVFYKLKGSSSAIPLYGGIGRSRGGVNPPVVVRDTLSVQTHHEAPHL; from the coding sequence ATGCCAAAATCTCTAAGATGTATCACCATATCCTTAAACGACCTTCCCCAAGAGTACAGGATTGCCCTCGGGTATCTTACCTATCACTCGGGAAAGCTCTACAACCAGGCTCTCTACTTTCTCAAAAACAAACTTGCCAAGGTTAATATGTTTGACCTCTACAACAAGCTAAACTCCTCAATCCACCTCAAAGCCCTCCAGTCAAGAACAGCCCAGATAGTCTTAGATGAGCTTGTAAGAGCCTACAAAAACTGGTCTGAGAAGGTAAAGCCTCCCAAATTCAGGCCCAAGAGAAAACCCCACAGAACCTTAACTTACGACAGGACAGGCTTTAAGGTGATAGGCACTAAAGTGAGGCTCAGTCTCTCTAAGGAGCTAAGAAGGTGGCTCAGAGAAAGGCACGACATACACGTCAAATACCTCTGGATAGAGACAGGGCTTGAACTGAGAGAGGAGCTCGTGAAGAATATCCAGATAGTCCCTAAAGGGACAGGGTTTGAGCTTCACATAATCTACGAGCATAAAATAGAAAACAGGGAGTATTCAGGAAACAAGGTAATGGTAATAGACCCAAACTCAGGAAACTTCATGGTGGTGGGGATAGAAGGGATAAAGACTCCTTACATAATAGACGGAAAAGGACTAAAGGGCCTGCTCAGGAAGTATTTAAAGAAGATAGCAAAGCTCCAGAGCTTAAAAGACAATCTCAAGAACAAGGGACTTCCCTACCACAGGGTGGAGGAGAGGATAAGCAAGCTCTGGGTGAAGATAAAGAGACTTTTAAGGCACTACGCTCATACGGTATCAAATCTGATACTTGAGCTTGCAATCAAGCACGGAGTGAAAGAAATCTACATAGGAGATGCGGTGAGGGATAAGAACAAAGAGAGCAAACTGAACTCCGTGGCGGACCAGATATGGAGCCTGCTTCCACACGGGAAGGCGAAGGAGTATCTGGAGTATAAAGCTCTGGAATACGGTATAAGTGTGGATTACATAGATGAGAGCTACACTTCAGGGGTAGACTCCACGCTCTTTTGTGGAGTTAGCAAAGAAAACTACACCCCTGAAGGAAGGATAAAGAGAGGACTTTTCAGAACCTCTCTTGGACTTTTGAATGCTGATGTCAACGCAGTGAGGAACTATCTCAAGAAGCTCAGAAAGTTTGACCTTGAAACCGCTCTGGGAAGACCTGTGAGGCTGAGGGTATTTTACAAGCTAAAGGGAAGTAGCTCCGCTATACCACTGTACGGTGGTATAGGCAGGAGTAGGGGTGGTGTGAACCCGCCCGTGGTGGTAAGGGACACGTTAAGTGTCCAGACCCACCACGAAGCTCCGCATCTTTGA
- the lspA gene encoding signal peptidase II — translation MERSVGRVSLIYLLTSAVVLVVDLWTKKLAEELLAGKEIQILPFLSLVLVYNKGVAFGLFSDSHDLIRLPILLLAPVLALIITFFYSLKRKEPVTGFLMGLIGGGSLGNLYDRLFLGQVRDFLYLHYGWFSWPAFNIADASITCGIFLYLLYSSGLHLFTLPKHWGQRSKNT, via the coding sequence ATGGAGAGAAGCGTTGGAAGAGTTTCTCTGATATACCTGCTTACTTCTGCGGTGGTCCTTGTGGTGGATCTCTGGACCAAGAAGCTGGCAGAAGAACTCCTGGCAGGGAAAGAGATACAGATACTCCCTTTTCTCAGCTTAGTGTTGGTGTATAACAAAGGTGTTGCCTTTGGACTGTTCTCGGACAGTCATGATCTTATAAGACTACCCATCCTCCTTTTGGCTCCTGTCCTAGCTCTCATAATTACCTTCTTTTACTCCCTCAAAAGGAAGGAGCCGGTGACCGGTTTTCTCATGGGACTGATAGGGGGTGGTTCTCTTGGGAACCTGTATGACAGGCTGTTTCTTGGGCAGGTGAGAGATTTTCTATACTTACACTACGGTTGGTTTTCATGGCCAGCTTTTAACATAGCAGATGCTTCCATCACCTGCGGTATCTTTCTCTATCTCCTTTATTCCTCTGGATTACATCTGTTCACGTTACCAAAGCACTGGGGACAGAGATCAAAGAACACCTGA
- a CDS encoding ComEC/Rec2 family competence protein, which translates to MSARFPHLKLFLLFTLALLLALQRGKPDPFLWDEDMGEGKVSVRFLSFCQEEEGGVLCRCEITGGDFPELYGKKAYLRVYGASHFHHPWRVEGWMKVRVKEGRVWMTTYAGDLEPYYGPMPLRERLLQRLEEKIKDPSVRSLVATFFMGEDMSLLPLRVQYYYTATGLVHLLVVSGGHLGILFLLTRHLLPYRYGLVLSAVVISAYALLLVPQEPPVLRAYFMILLYIILRLLYERPDIFGLLLFSGVVLLVLFPQMVYSYSFWLSFCGTAFLILSFRNISFPEGVKGWWISSLWASFFAFLGVSPILALFTHITPLTVILTPLLTPIVLPFSFYGFVDLFTGFSLPSLPLEFLAKVMNITVAYASTVAPQLEWEVSFYGVVVTEVVGMLILYLTKGYRKLLVVPLFLIASFL; encoded by the coding sequence ATGTCTGCCCGATTCCCACACCTGAAGTTATTCCTCCTCTTTACACTGGCTCTTCTGTTGGCCCTTCAGAGAGGAAAACCGGATCCTTTTCTGTGGGATGAAGACATGGGAGAGGGTAAGGTGTCCGTCAGGTTTCTTTCCTTCTGCCAAGAGGAAGAAGGAGGAGTCCTCTGTAGATGTGAGATAACGGGTGGAGACTTTCCTGAGCTGTATGGGAAAAAAGCTTACCTTAGAGTGTACGGTGCTTCTCACTTTCATCATCCATGGCGAGTAGAAGGTTGGATGAAGGTAAGGGTGAAGGAGGGAAGGGTATGGATGACTACCTATGCAGGTGATCTGGAACCTTACTACGGACCCATGCCTCTGAGGGAAAGGCTGTTACAGAGATTAGAGGAAAAGATAAAAGATCCTTCCGTGAGATCTTTGGTGGCCACCTTCTTTATGGGTGAGGACATGAGCCTTCTTCCCCTCCGCGTACAGTACTACTACACCGCTACAGGTTTGGTGCACCTTCTGGTGGTTTCGGGAGGGCATCTGGGTATTCTGTTTCTTCTCACCAGACATCTCTTACCCTACAGGTACGGCCTTGTGTTGTCGGCTGTGGTCATAAGCGCTTACGCCTTACTACTGGTCCCTCAGGAACCCCCCGTTCTGAGAGCCTACTTTATGATCCTCCTCTACATCATCCTAAGACTTCTCTACGAAAGACCAGATATCTTCGGTCTGCTTCTTTTTTCAGGAGTGGTGTTACTGGTACTCTTTCCCCAAATGGTTTACTCTTACTCTTTCTGGCTGTCCTTCTGTGGTACAGCCTTTCTGATTCTCTCCTTCAGGAACATCTCCTTTCCAGAGGGTGTAAAAGGTTGGTGGATTAGTTCCCTCTGGGCCTCCTTCTTTGCTTTCCTGGGTGTCTCGCCCATACTGGCCCTTTTTACCCACATCACTCCCCTCACAGTGATCCTCACCCCTCTCCTCACACCCATAGTGCTACCCTTCAGTTTTTATGGGTTTGTGGATCTCTTTACCGGCTTTAGTCTCCCTTCACTTCCTTTAGAATTCCTTGCAAAAGTTATGAACATCACGGTAGCCTACGCCTCCACAGTGGCACCTCAATTGGAGTGGGAGGTAAGCTTTTATGGTGTGGTGGTTACGGAGGTGGTAGGTATGTTGATCCTATACCTGACGAAAGGTTACAGAAAGCTTTTGGTGGTTCCCCTCTTTCTTATAGCATCTTTTCTATAA
- a CDS encoding response regulator transcription factor yields the protein MPRILLVEDDLYLGQMMVEGLRHEGFTVEWVQDGFTALRRVVEENYDLVILDIMLPKFDGMKVCRKIRETKDIPVIMVTARSQIEDKVEGLSAGADDYITKPFSFKELSARIQAVLRRYRKKEGVIMVGDLRIDPSAVEVTYRGQKIHLTRREFELLKLLAENANRVVSREEIYAKVWGYSHEEGSNIVDVYIKNLRNKLGDKPPRLIQTVRGYGYILRTEDVGQT from the coding sequence ATGCCCAGGATCCTTCTGGTGGAGGACGATCTCTACTTAGGGCAGATGATGGTGGAGGGGCTCAGACACGAAGGATTCACTGTGGAATGGGTTCAGGACGGCTTTACTGCCCTCAGGCGTGTGGTGGAAGAGAACTACGATCTTGTAATACTGGACATAATGCTTCCTAAGTTTGATGGCATGAAAGTTTGCAGAAAGATAAGAGAAACGAAGGATATACCCGTCATCATGGTCACCGCAAGGTCGCAGATAGAGGACAAGGTAGAGGGTCTATCTGCGGGGGCAGACGACTACATAACAAAACCCTTCTCCTTCAAGGAACTCTCCGCACGCATACAGGCCGTGCTGAGAAGGTACAGGAAAAAAGAAGGGGTGATAATGGTGGGAGATCTGCGCATAGATCCCTCTGCGGTAGAGGTTACCTACAGAGGGCAGAAGATACACCTCACCCGTAGAGAGTTTGAACTTCTGAAGCTTCTTGCCGAAAACGCCAACAGGGTAGTCAGCAGGGAGGAGATATACGCCAAGGTCTGGGGATACTCTCACGAGGAAGGATCCAACATAGTGGACGTGTACATAAAGAATCTTAGGAACAAACTGGGGGACAAACCACCACGCCTCATACAGACGGTGAGGGGATACGGTTACATACTGCGTACAGAAGATGTCGGTCAGACTTAA
- the ispG gene encoding flavodoxin-dependent (E)-4-hydroxy-3-methylbut-2-enyl-diphosphate synthase produces the protein MIQRRKTRQIQVGWVKVGGSAPVVVQSMTSTKTHKVEETLQQIKRLWEAGCELIRVAVPHEEDVIALPDIVRNSPMPVIADIHFAPSYAFRSMEAGVHGIRINPGNIGKEEIVREIVEEAKRKGVAIRIGVNSGSLEKDLLEKYGHPCAQALFESAIRWSEKFEKWGFYNFKVSIKGSDVMENIKANLLFAKETDVPLHIGITEAGMGTKGIVKSSVGIGILLYLGIGDTVRVSLTDDPVVEVEVAYAILQSLGIRRRGVEIVACPTCGRIEVDLPKIVKEVEEKLKGIEKPIKVAVMGCVVNAIGEAREADVGLACGRGFGWIFKKGKPVRRVEEEEMVQALLEEVLGHDGEGKV, from the coding sequence ATGATACAGCGCAGAAAGACGCGCCAGATCCAAGTAGGATGGGTGAAGGTGGGTGGATCAGCCCCCGTGGTGGTTCAGTCTATGACCTCCACTAAGACCCACAAGGTGGAAGAGACTCTACAGCAGATAAAGAGACTGTGGGAGGCAGGATGTGAGCTCATAAGGGTGGCTGTGCCCCACGAGGAAGATGTGATAGCCTTGCCCGACATAGTTAGGAACTCTCCCATGCCTGTGATAGCGGACATCCACTTTGCACCTTCCTATGCCTTCCGATCCATGGAAGCGGGAGTACACGGCATAAGGATAAACCCGGGAAACATAGGAAAGGAGGAGATAGTGAGGGAGATAGTGGAGGAGGCCAAGAGAAAGGGTGTGGCTATCAGGATAGGGGTTAACTCAGGATCATTAGAGAAGGACCTTTTGGAAAAGTACGGTCATCCTTGTGCACAGGCTCTCTTTGAAAGTGCCATAAGGTGGTCGGAAAAGTTTGAAAAGTGGGGCTTTTACAACTTTAAGGTTTCTATAAAAGGATCCGATGTTATGGAAAACATAAAGGCCAACCTTCTGTTTGCAAAGGAGACAGACGTGCCCCTTCACATAGGGATAACAGAGGCAGGTATGGGAACCAAGGGTATAGTAAAGTCTTCTGTGGGTATAGGCATTCTCCTCTACTTAGGAATAGGAGACACGGTGAGGGTGTCCCTGACAGACGACCCTGTAGTGGAGGTAGAGGTAGCTTACGCCATCCTCCAGTCTCTCGGCATAAGGAGAAGGGGTGTGGAGATAGTAGCGTGTCCCACCTGTGGCAGGATAGAGGTGGACCTTCCCAAAATAGTGAAGGAAGTAGAGGAAAAACTCAAGGGTATTGAGAAGCCCATCAAGGTGGCGGTGATGGGATGCGTGGTTAACGCCATAGGTGAAGCCAGAGAAGCGGACGTAGGTTTGGCCTGTGGTAGAGGTTTTGGGTGGATCTTTAAGAAGGGTAAACCGGTAAGACGAGTTGAAGAAGAAGAGATGGTACAAGCATTACTGGAAGAGGTGTTAGGCCATGACGGAGAAGGAAAAGTTTGA